In the Pyrolobus fumarii 1A genome, one interval contains:
- a CDS encoding CopG family transcriptional regulator: MAKRCVELSEELVKRIESVLDKAGFKSVEEFIEFVVSEALEAVAGPGEASMSKEDEEKVKERLRALGYI, encoded by the coding sequence ATGGCGAAGCGTTGTGTAGAGCTTTCAGAGGAGCTTGTCAAGAGGATAGAGAGTGTGCTCGATAAGGCTGGTTTTAAGTCCGTGGAGGAGTTCATTGAGTTCGTGGTTAGCGAGGCTCTGGAGGCGGTAGCCGGGCCTGGAGAGGCGAGCATGAGCAAGGAGGATGAGGAGAAGGTTAAGGAGAGGCTGCGCGCACTGGGCTACATCTAG
- a CDS encoding HEPN domain-containing protein — translation MSGEYAALLKERARVFRSIARRLIEEASYDIAVFALEQAAQLRVKCSLSRLFGDAPRIHGLRELIGLLSARLAEAGFREEAERLRRFAADNRGLLWLLEEAYTMARYGRRRYTRTEAIELDKLVDALWQILEWVESRVYSEIHDREA, via the coding sequence GTGAGCGGCGAGTATGCAGCTCTGCTTAAAGAACGTGCGAGAGTGTTTCGTAGTATAGCGAGGCGGTTGATAGAAGAGGCGAGTTACGATATAGCCGTGTTCGCCCTCGAGCAGGCAGCACAGCTACGCGTCAAGTGTAGCCTCTCGAGGCTATTTGGAGATGCTCCAAGGATACACGGGCTTCGTGAACTCATCGGGTTGTTGTCTGCAAGACTCGCCGAGGCTGGCTTTCGAGAGGAGGCTGAACGATTGAGGCGTTTCGCTGCCGACAATAGGGGTCTTCTCTGGCTCCTCGAAGAGGCGTATACAATGGCCAGGTATGGGAGGAGGAGGTATACGCGAACCGAGGCTATAGAGCTGGATAAGCTTGTGGATGCCCTGTGGCAGATACTGGAGTGGGTGGAGTCTCGTGTCTACAGCGAGATTCATGATAGAGAGGCTTAG
- a CDS encoding nucleotidyltransferase domain-containing protein: MSTARFMIERLRRLLAWRRYAAIVAEAAREALGEVEVYVIGGAAEGRLTALSDLDVLLVLPWEPRPEEHGRISRMVYEKAVEKGLPWDYPLNLHIAGPESRREYERLAKRMIRIL, encoded by the coding sequence GTGTCTACAGCGAGATTCATGATAGAGAGGCTTAGGAGGCTTCTTGCATGGAGGCGTTACGCTGCGATAGTCGCTGAGGCGGCCCGCGAGGCGCTCGGAGAGGTAGAGGTGTATGTTATCGGCGGGGCAGCCGAAGGGAGACTAACCGCGCTCAGCGACCTAGACGTGCTGCTGGTGTTGCCTTGGGAGCCTAGACCCGAGGAGCACGGGAGGATATCACGCATGGTGTACGAGAAGGCTGTGGAGAAGGGCCTGCCGTGGGACTACCCGTTGAACCTTCACATAGCGGGGCCCGAGTCGAGGAGAGAATACGAGAGGCTGGCGAAGCGCATGATAAGGATACTCTAG
- a CDS encoding zinc-dependent alcohol dehydrogenase, whose product MRIAVLQEPFSIVLREVEVPKLDSRSVLVRVASCALSGTDVRIYKGVVKTRLPIVLGQEFSGVVVEVGDEVEGVSRGEKVVVEPVLYCGKCVYCRRGLYTLCEQVKVLGVNSDGGLAEYVKVPAYAVHRVPAGLSLEEACLTVPVAVALHAVRRAGVGIGDNVLVFGAGAIGLSALQLARLSGADRVVVVEPVESKRRLAERLGAHETLSPRDMEALGDGAERRLGRFDVVIETSGSVDALRHALMLVGKRGRIVVVGAYGREARLLVDLVVRREVTVTGSWLYPHVFRKALDAIARGIVSVKEYISGRYPLARIEEAFREALKPENIRIIVQP is encoded by the coding sequence ATGAGGATAGCTGTTCTCCAGGAGCCGTTCTCCATCGTTTTGAGAGAGGTTGAGGTGCCCAAGCTGGACTCTAGGAGCGTCCTGGTGAGGGTGGCTAGCTGCGCGCTTAGCGGCACCGATGTCAGGATATACAAGGGTGTTGTGAAGACGAGGTTGCCTATCGTATTGGGCCAGGAGTTTAGCGGTGTAGTAGTGGAGGTGGGCGATGAGGTTGAGGGGGTTTCGAGAGGCGAGAAGGTTGTGGTAGAGCCGGTGCTCTACTGCGGCAAGTGCGTGTACTGCAGGAGGGGTCTCTACACCCTATGCGAGCAGGTGAAGGTCCTCGGAGTCAATAGTGATGGTGGTCTTGCCGAGTATGTCAAGGTACCCGCGTACGCTGTCCATAGGGTCCCTGCGGGCCTCAGCCTCGAGGAGGCTTGTCTCACCGTCCCGGTGGCCGTGGCACTCCACGCTGTCAGGAGGGCGGGGGTGGGCATAGGCGATAACGTGCTGGTCTTTGGTGCCGGTGCTATAGGTCTCTCGGCTTTACAGTTGGCCAGGCTCTCTGGCGCCGATAGGGTTGTTGTTGTGGAGCCCGTGGAGTCTAAGCGTAGGCTCGCAGAGAGGCTCGGAGCTCACGAGACGCTCTCGCCCAGGGATATGGAGGCGTTGGGAGATGGCGCCGAGAGGAGGCTGGGGAGGTTCGACGTTGTGATAGAGACCTCGGGGTCTGTGGACGCGTTGAGGCATGCGCTTATGCTCGTGGGTAAGAGAGGTAGGATCGTCGTGGTGGGAGCCTATGGTAGGGAGGCTAGGTTGCTCGTGGATCTAGTCGTTAGGAGGGAGGTGACCGTCACGGGCTCGTGGCTATACCCGCACGTGTTCCGCAAGGCACTGGATGCAATCGCGAGGGGGATAGTCTCCGTGAAGGAGTACATATCTGGCAGGTACCCTCTCGCGAGGATAGAGGAGGCGTTCAGGGAGGCATTGAAACCGGAGAACATCAGGATCATAGTCCAGCCGTGA
- a CDS encoding TrmB family transcriptional regulator produces MEEQLVSELIELGLNRYEARAYIALLRLGEAPASTVAEAARIPLTRVYDVLSSLEEKGLVMVIHQRPKLYKAVEPRLALSNLVGYLEARFREELDRKRRLADALVEKLASVEPYGSSRGALDTVIIRGEAAVRSKAAEILGRASRSVRVAGYRPFLVINCLPAIEHLARRGVRLLVLGELTEKCIEVFERYGIAYRRYPFTYSSMMIVDDEEILIVLNPGREMIALYSTNRDLVRAHVEFFERLWREASTGTGQ; encoded by the coding sequence GTGGAGGAGCAGCTGGTAAGCGAGCTGATCGAGCTGGGGCTCAATAGGTACGAGGCGCGCGCGTACATAGCGCTCCTTAGGCTGGGGGAGGCTCCAGCCTCCACGGTAGCGGAGGCCGCGAGGATACCACTGACGAGGGTGTATGACGTGCTATCCTCGCTCGAGGAGAAGGGCCTAGTGATGGTTATCCATCAGAGGCCTAAGTTGTACAAGGCGGTTGAGCCTAGGCTGGCGCTGAGCAACCTCGTCGGCTACCTCGAGGCCCGGTTTAGGGAGGAGCTTGACAGGAAGAGGAGGCTGGCTGACGCGCTAGTGGAGAAGCTCGCCAGCGTCGAGCCATACGGGTCTTCGAGGGGAGCCCTAGACACTGTGATAATCAGGGGCGAGGCGGCGGTTAGGAGCAAGGCGGCTGAGATACTGGGCAGGGCCTCTAGGAGCGTAAGGGTGGCCGGCTATAGGCCGTTCCTAGTGATAAACTGTCTCCCAGCGATAGAGCATCTGGCCAGGAGGGGGGTTAGGCTGCTCGTCCTAGGCGAGCTGACGGAGAAGTGTATCGAGGTGTTCGAGAGGTACGGGATAGCCTACCGGAGGTACCCCTTCACATACTCGTCGATGATGATAGTCGATGACGAGGAGATACTGATAGTCTTGAACCCCGGGAGGGAGATGATTGCACTGTACAGCACTAACAGGGACCTTGTGAGGGCCCACGTGGAGTTCTTCGAGAGGCTGTGGCGAGAGGCTAGCACCGGCACCGGGCAATGA